From the Candidatus Saccharimonadaceae bacterium ML1 genome, one window contains:
- the ligA gene encoding NAD-dependent DNA ligase LigA: protein MTRSRLNEIKKLLSKYSYEYYALDQPSVSDAVYDSLMSELKQIEAAHPAWITPDSPTQRVGNKLSDGFAKVRHPRRMVSLNDVFDKDDVVAWVNRIDKLLPAENHEFFADIKMDGLACALIYLDGIFTQAVTRGDSFVGEDVTNNVRTIKNVPLRLHEAEGYEIFLRGRTEIRGEIVMLKKDFTVLNEQRRVAGKPEFANPRNLAAGTIRQLDPRLVAERPLHFRGYDIIRDNAGDVPTNSFVYQALTALGITRNKQASVFTDIAGVMNFVNEWDEKRQKLPFNTDGLVIKINDRMRFDELGLVGKNPRGAVAYKYAAEQATTIVRDIVISIGRTGAATPVAVFDPVVVAGTTVQHASLHNADEIARLDVRRGDTVVVFKAGDIIPQIEAVLVELRPKDTRPIDYPAELARQYPELKFVRPEGEAVYRVKGLSGPLILKRALKHFASKGALDIDTLGEKNVEALVDAELVRDLADIYTLAKEQLLTLERFADISAQKLIDAIAAKKQPTLERFVYGLGIRHVGAQTAIDLVNHFESLDRLAQAGLDELQSVDGVGAVVAESIVAWFADEDNAALLEKFTLLGVTPIYKVRQGELAGKNFVITGALQSMSRNQAAEKIRALGGTFQTSVGKDTTYLVAGGKVGASKLARAEKYGTKVIDELNLLNLLESSGK, encoded by the coding sequence ATGACGCGAAGCCGGCTTAATGAAATCAAAAAGCTGCTGAGCAAATACAGTTACGAGTATTACGCACTTGATCAGCCGTCAGTAAGCGATGCGGTATATGACAGCTTAATGAGCGAGCTGAAACAAATTGAAGCGGCGCATCCGGCATGGATAACGCCTGATAGCCCGACGCAGCGTGTCGGGAATAAACTGTCTGATGGCTTCGCAAAAGTCCGTCATCCGCGGCGCATGGTTAGTTTGAATGATGTGTTTGACAAAGATGATGTTGTTGCGTGGGTGAACCGGATTGATAAATTATTGCCGGCAGAGAATCATGAATTCTTTGCTGACATAAAAATGGACGGACTAGCGTGCGCACTTATCTATCTTGATGGCATATTTACACAAGCTGTAACGCGCGGCGATAGTTTTGTTGGCGAAGACGTAACGAACAATGTGCGAACAATTAAGAACGTACCACTACGTTTGCATGAGGCAGAAGGTTATGAAATTTTTCTGCGTGGGCGCACAGAAATTCGTGGTGAAATTGTCATGCTCAAAAAAGACTTTACAGTGTTGAATGAACAGCGGCGTGTAGCAGGTAAACCTGAGTTTGCCAATCCACGAAACCTTGCGGCGGGCACAATCCGTCAGCTTGATCCGAGACTTGTGGCGGAGCGACCGCTCCATTTTCGCGGCTACGATATCATTCGCGACAATGCGGGCGATGTGCCGACGAATAGCTTCGTCTATCAGGCGCTGACGGCGCTTGGCATTACGCGGAATAAGCAGGCAAGCGTGTTCACGGATATCGCGGGAGTGATGAATTTCGTGAATGAGTGGGACGAGAAACGCCAGAAGTTGCCATTTAATACTGACGGTTTGGTGATAAAAATTAATGACCGGATGCGTTTTGATGAGCTCGGGCTGGTCGGTAAGAATCCGCGTGGTGCTGTGGCGTATAAATATGCTGCCGAGCAGGCAACGACAATTGTGCGCGACATTGTCATATCAATCGGGCGTACAGGTGCGGCGACACCAGTGGCGGTGTTTGATCCGGTTGTCGTGGCGGGTACAACGGTGCAGCATGCGAGTTTACACAATGCTGATGAGATCGCGCGGCTGGACGTGCGCCGTGGCGATACGGTGGTGGTCTTTAAGGCTGGCGACATTATTCCGCAAATTGAAGCTGTGCTTGTTGAGCTGCGCCCGAAAGATACGCGGCCGATTGATTATCCGGCGGAACTGGCGCGGCAGTATCCAGAATTGAAGTTTGTCCGTCCTGAGGGCGAAGCGGTGTATCGCGTGAAAGGCTTGAGTGGTCCGCTTATTCTGAAACGCGCACTGAAGCATTTCGCGTCGAAAGGTGCGCTTGACATTGACACGCTGGGCGAAAAAAATGTTGAAGCTCTGGTTGATGCAGAATTGGTGCGAGATTTGGCGGATATTTACACGCTCGCAAAAGAGCAATTGTTGACGCTGGAGCGTTTTGCGGATATTTCGGCGCAGAAATTAATCGACGCAATTGCCGCTAAAAAGCAGCCGACGCTGGAGCGCTTCGTGTACGGACTAGGGATTCGCCATGTCGGCGCGCAGACGGCGATTGACTTGGTAAATCATTTTGAGAGTCTTGACAGACTAGCGCAGGCAGGGCTTGATGAGCTGCAATCGGTTGATGGCGTTGGCGCCGTCGTAGCGGAATCAATCGTAGCGTGGTTTGCAGATGAGGATAATGCAGCGCTCCTTGAAAAGTTTACCCTGCTCGGCGTTACACCAATCTACAAGGTAAGGCAGGGCGAATTAGCTGGCAAAAACTTCGTTATCACTGGTGCGTTGCAGTCGATGTCTCGCAATCAGGCGGCTGAGAAGATCCGCGCGCTTGGCGGAACATTCCAAACTAGCGTCGGCAAAGACACAACCTATCTGGTGGCAGGAGGAAAAGTTGGGGCAAGTAAATTGGCGCGGGCAGAGAAATATGGTACGAAAGTTATTGATGAGTTAAATCTGTTAAATCTGTTAGAATCTAGCGGCAAGTAA
- a CDS encoding peptide ABC transporter substrate-binding protein — protein MNDLGDLQPKPQRSALNRKDITRRLKRAGGVTQRHARRFILRRINSVRLVTGEIITWLAVVGILVATLGLQQTWGNVSAYMQGGYRSGGVYAEGIVGSLDTLNPLLASNEAEASAARLMFSSLYHYDTTGALHADVASSMAIRDSKIYTVTLRDAMWQDGHALTADDVVYTIGLIKNPQTRSPLRVNWTDAVVKKINQHTVEFTLPTVYAAFTHALTFPIVPKHLLQNVEPSVLRESSFSQNPIGSGPFKFRRLQTAGLSNASKVLQLVPHTEYYNTVPRVSRFELRAYTDDAAFTKAIKNSEVTGAVSAPAALAHGKRPSQYRVISEPLDKGVYLLFNTRNPVLQDKTVRQALQLATDTAAIRQAVGGGVQTLDGPILHSVFSSGEVSRASKPNAEKAAQLLDSAGWKIKNGARYKGDQELKLTITTTSSSQYNKIIDTVKRQWNAVGVAVDVNQVDTNSAVSNFVQGVLQPRNFDVLLYELALGADPDVYAYWHSSQASATGYNFSNYSNQLSDAALASARTRLESNLRMAKYAQFVRQWLSDVPAIALYQASSEYLVNTNAYIVKPKGSLPELSDRYARVSEWSVSPATVYKTP, from the coding sequence GTGAACGATTTGGGCGACCTACAACCAAAACCGCAGCGTTCCGCACTGAACCGTAAAGATATTACGCGTCGATTGAAGCGTGCTGGCGGCGTGACGCAGCGTCATGCGCGGCGTTTTATTTTACGGCGCATCAATAGTGTTCGGTTGGTGACTGGTGAAATTATTACGTGGCTGGCAGTTGTTGGCATTTTGGTTGCAACGCTTGGATTGCAGCAAACATGGGGTAACGTGTCGGCATATATGCAGGGCGGGTATCGTTCGGGTGGCGTATACGCTGAAGGTATTGTTGGTTCGCTTGATACGCTTAACCCGTTGTTGGCATCAAACGAAGCGGAGGCGTCGGCGGCGCGGCTAATGTTCTCAAGCTTATATCATTATGATACAACTGGCGCGCTTCATGCTGATGTTGCGTCGTCTATGGCGATACGCGATTCAAAAATCTACACTGTCACACTGCGCGACGCAATGTGGCAAGACGGACATGCGCTTACAGCGGACGATGTTGTGTATACTATTGGGCTTATTAAAAATCCGCAAACGCGCTCGCCGCTACGCGTTAATTGGACGGACGCGGTTGTGAAAAAAATCAATCAGCATACTGTTGAATTTACGCTGCCGACTGTTTATGCAGCGTTTACGCATGCGCTTACATTCCCGATTGTGCCGAAGCATCTTTTGCAAAATGTTGAACCGTCGGTGCTCCGTGAGTCGTCGTTTAGCCAAAATCCGATTGGAAGCGGCCCGTTCAAGTTTCGCCGCCTGCAGACAGCAGGGTTGTCGAATGCTTCAAAGGTGTTGCAACTTGTACCGCATACAGAATATTACAACACTGTGCCTCGTGTTTCGCGTTTTGAATTACGCGCCTACACCGATGATGCAGCGTTTACGAAAGCTATCAAGAACAGTGAAGTGACCGGTGCGGTAAGTGCGCCGGCGGCGCTTGCGCATGGTAAGCGTCCGTCGCAGTACCGCGTCATATCGGAGCCGCTTGATAAGGGTGTATATTTACTGTTTAATACAAGAAATCCGGTGCTGCAGGACAAAACAGTGCGCCAAGCTTTGCAGCTCGCGACAGATACGGCGGCAATTCGCCAAGCAGTCGGCGGCGGCGTGCAAACGCTAGATGGTCCGATTCTACATTCAGTGTTCTCAAGCGGTGAGGTGTCGCGTGCGTCAAAGCCAAACGCTGAAAAAGCTGCTCAGCTGCTTGATAGTGCTGGATGGAAAATAAAAAATGGCGCGCGGTATAAGGGCGACCAAGAACTTAAGTTGACTATCACAACGACGAGTAGCAGCCAGTATAACAAGATCATTGATACGGTGAAGCGGCAATGGAATGCGGTTGGCGTGGCAGTTGATGTTAATCAAGTCGATACAAATTCGGCAGTTTCAAATTTTGTGCAAGGCGTGCTGCAACCGCGCAATTTTGACGTGCTACTGTATGAGCTTGCGCTTGGCGCCGATCCAGACGTGTATGCGTACTGGCACTCGTCGCAAGCTTCGGCGACAGGCTATAATTTTTCGAATTATTCAAATCAATTGAGCGACGCGGCGCTTGCAAGCGCGCGAACTCGGCTGGAGTCAAATTTGCGCATGGCAAAATATGCGCAGTTTGTACGGCAGTGGTTGAGTGATGTGCCGGCAATTGCGCTATACCAAGCATCGTCGGAATATCTTGTCAATACGAATGCGTACATCGTTAAGCCGAAAGGGTCGCTACCTGAACTATCAGATCGCTATGCTCGTGTGAGCGAGTGGTCGGTTTCGCCGGCAACTGTTTACAAAACGCCGTGA
- the secG gene encoding Protein-export membrane protein SecG: MNITMILQIATIVSAVLMVIAILLQQRGASLGAGFGGSGELYTTRRGLDKSLFEVTIFLAVIFVLSIIASLVLPSLS; the protein is encoded by the coding sequence ATGAATATAACGATGATATTACAGATTGCAACAATTGTATCAGCCGTGCTGATGGTGATTGCAATTCTGCTGCAGCAACGCGGCGCAAGCCTTGGTGCTGGATTTGGCGGCTCTGGCGAGTTATATACCACGCGGCGCGGGCTTGATAAGAGTTTGTTTGAAGTGACGATTTTTTTGGCAGTGATATTTGTATTATCAATTATTGCGTCGCTCGTACTGCCAAGTTTGTCATAA
- a CDS encoding Phage holin family protein has protein sequence MKRQFLTFILRWILNSFGLWVAVRIFGTGYSEVQISAGAPAFLIAGLIFSVVNAVLKPIVIILSLPAILITLGFFTIIVNGLMVWVSLKLAPGLQMTFWNSVLTGLVLSLVNYIVSSLLELEYTQAREED, from the coding sequence ATGAAAAGGCAGTTCTTGACGTTTATATTGCGCTGGATCTTGAATTCGTTTGGTCTGTGGGTTGCTGTGCGTATTTTCGGGACGGGATATAGCGAAGTGCAAATTAGCGCTGGAGCGCCGGCATTTTTGATAGCTGGGCTTATTTTTTCGGTCGTGAACGCTGTACTGAAGCCGATTGTTATTATTTTGTCGCTGCCAGCGATATTGATCACGCTTGGATTCTTTACTATCATTGTCAATGGCCTGATGGTATGGGTTTCGCTGAAATTGGCACCTGGATTGCAAATGACATTTTGGAATTCGGTATTGACGGGCTTAGTATTGAGTTTGGTAAACTATATAGTAAGCAGTTTGCTTGAATTGGAGTATACTCAAGCGCGGGAGGAGGATTAG